In one Nocardioides sp. NBC_00368 genomic region, the following are encoded:
- a CDS encoding NAD kinase, which translates to MGPASEDSAEVRRVLMLIHTGREEAREVGLACAKSLAVHGIVVRMLATEATDLGIDPAAYEPKLELAADEDDASRDCELALVIGGDGTILRAAEIVQPHRTPVLGVNLGHVGFLAEAEYDDVESTIEAIVQRRYTSEDRLALEVSVFEDGQKVFRTFAVNEASVEKASRERMLEVVVEIDGRPLSRWGCDGVVCATPTGSTAYNFSAGGPVVWPGVEALLLTPISAHALFARPMVVAPTSVLAVEVITRADGAGVLWCDGRRSYDLGPGARIEVTRGVEPVRLVRLHQAPFTDRLVRKFGLSVEGWRGAAERRPFRMNGGEHA; encoded by the coding sequence GTGGGCCCAGCATCTGAGGACTCAGCCGAGGTTCGGCGCGTCCTCATGCTCATCCACACCGGGCGCGAGGAGGCCCGCGAGGTCGGTCTCGCCTGTGCCAAGTCGCTCGCGGTCCACGGCATCGTGGTGAGGATGCTGGCCACCGAGGCCACCGACCTCGGCATCGACCCGGCCGCCTACGAGCCGAAGCTGGAGCTGGCCGCCGACGAGGACGACGCCAGCAGAGACTGCGAGCTGGCGCTGGTCATCGGTGGTGACGGCACGATCCTGCGCGCCGCCGAGATCGTCCAGCCCCACCGCACCCCGGTGCTCGGGGTCAACCTGGGACACGTCGGGTTCCTCGCGGAGGCGGAGTACGACGACGTCGAGTCGACGATCGAGGCGATCGTGCAGCGCCGCTACACCTCCGAGGACCGGCTTGCGCTCGAGGTCAGCGTCTTCGAGGACGGTCAGAAGGTTTTCCGTACGTTCGCGGTCAACGAGGCCAGCGTCGAGAAGGCCTCCCGCGAGCGGATGCTCGAGGTCGTCGTCGAGATCGACGGCCGGCCGCTGTCGAGGTGGGGCTGTGACGGCGTCGTCTGCGCGACCCCGACCGGCTCGACGGCCTACAACTTCTCCGCCGGGGGCCCGGTCGTGTGGCCCGGGGTCGAGGCTCTGCTGCTGACTCCGATCAGCGCCCACGCGCTGTTCGCCCGGCCGATGGTGGTCGCGCCGACCTCGGTCCTGGCCGTCGAGGTGATCACCCGGGCCGACGGTGCCGGGGTGCTGTGGTGCGACGGCCGGCGCTCCTATGACCTGGGCCCGGGCGCCCGGATCGAGGTCACCCGGGGGGTGGAGCCTGTCAGACTCGTCCGCCTGCACCAGGCCCCGTTCACGGATCGTCTGGTGCGGAAGTTCGGACTGTCTGTGGAGGGATGGCGAGGCGCCGCGGAACGGCGTCCGTTCAGGATGAACGGAGGCGAGCATGCTTGA
- the argG gene encoding argininosuccinate synthase, whose translation MSKVLTSLPKGERVGIAFSGGLDTSVAVAWMRDKGAVPCTYTADIGQYDEPDISGVPDRAMAYGAEIARAIDIKPQLVEEGLAALACGAFHIRSGGRAYFNTTPLGRAVTGTMLVRAMHADNVNIWGDGSTFKGNDIERFYRYGLMANPELRIYKPWLDADFVHELGGRHEMSEWLAAHDLPYRDSTEKAYSTDANIWGATHEAKTLEHLDVSLETVEPIMGVKFWDPSVAIETEDVSISFVEGRPVAINGKTYSDPVALVYEANAIGGRHGLGMSDQIENRIIEAKSRGIYEAPGMALLWAAYERLLNAVHNEDTMSNYYNEGRKLGRLLYEGRWLDPQALMLRESIQRWIASLVSGTVTLRLRRGEDYTILNTEGSHFSYHPEKLSMERVENAAFGPVDRIGQLTMRNLDIADSRSKLEIYAGHPLDQGTVLVENGTLFGELPAGGFDRIAATDGKPIPAALPVEGTVLDDTILDEAALEAGND comes from the coding sequence GTGAGCAAGGTCCTGACCTCCCTTCCCAAGGGTGAGCGCGTCGGCATCGCCTTCTCCGGAGGTCTCGACACCTCCGTGGCGGTCGCCTGGATGCGCGACAAGGGCGCGGTCCCGTGCACCTACACCGCCGACATCGGGCAGTACGACGAGCCCGACATCTCCGGCGTCCCGGACCGCGCGATGGCCTACGGCGCCGAGATCGCCCGCGCCATCGACATCAAGCCGCAGCTCGTCGAGGAGGGCCTGGCCGCGCTCGCCTGCGGTGCCTTCCACATCCGCTCGGGTGGCCGTGCCTACTTCAACACCACGCCTCTGGGGCGCGCGGTGACCGGCACCATGCTGGTGCGGGCCATGCACGCCGACAACGTCAACATCTGGGGCGACGGGTCGACCTTCAAGGGCAACGACATCGAGCGGTTCTACCGCTATGGCCTGATGGCCAACCCCGAGCTGCGCATCTACAAGCCATGGCTCGACGCCGACTTCGTCCACGAGCTCGGTGGCCGCCACGAGATGTCGGAGTGGCTGGCCGCCCACGACCTGCCCTACCGCGACTCCACCGAGAAGGCCTACTCCACCGACGCCAACATCTGGGGCGCCACCCACGAGGCCAAGACGCTCGAGCACCTGGACGTCTCCCTGGAGACCGTCGAGCCGATCATGGGCGTGAAGTTCTGGGATCCCTCGGTCGCCATCGAGACCGAGGACGTCTCGATCAGCTTCGTCGAGGGCCGCCCGGTCGCGATCAACGGCAAGACCTACTCCGACCCTGTCGCGCTGGTCTACGAGGCCAACGCGATCGGCGGTCGCCACGGCCTGGGCATGTCGGACCAGATCGAGAACCGAATCATCGAGGCCAAGTCCCGCGGCATCTACGAGGCACCGGGCATGGCGCTGCTGTGGGCGGCCTACGAGCGGCTGCTCAACGCGGTGCACAACGAGGACACCATGTCCAACTACTACAACGAGGGTCGCAAGCTCGGCCGGCTGCTCTACGAGGGCCGCTGGCTCGACCCGCAGGCCCTGATGCTGCGCGAGTCGATCCAGCGCTGGATCGCCTCCCTGGTCTCCGGCACGGTCACCCTGCGACTGCGCCGGGGCGAGGACTACACGATCCTCAACACCGAGGGCTCGCACTTCTCCTACCACCCCGAGAAGCTCTCCATGGAGCGCGTCGAGAACGCCGCCTTCGGCCCCGTCGACCGCATCGGCCAGCTGACCATGCGCAACCTCGACATCGCCGACTCGCGCTCCAAGCTGGAGATCTACGCCGGGCATCCTCTGGACCAAGGCACGGTCCTGGTGGAGAACGGCACCCTCTTCGGCGAGCTGCCCGCCGGCGGCTTCGACCGCATCGCCGCCACCGACGGCAAGCCCATCCCGGCCGCACTTCCGGTCGAGGGGACCGTCCTCGACGACACCATCCTCGACGAGGCCGCGCTGGAGGCGGGCAACGACTGA
- a CDS encoding DUF1015 family protein: MDDTGVVRAPYLGRPLRLEPFRALSLAPSRIGDPTSARLYSRPYRGVASRISSWLARGDLREHRDLALYLHEYTAAGITVRGVVGILDVSHRTDEPGEAAVLPHEGVRTAQAEQLASRMRQMRVHPAPILLTYHAPEGVAALLDRVQASPPEEQYDDHGGQHHRVWAITDEALIGQLRAAWASQQALIADGHHRYAAYAELQGVAEPGDSAATDFGLAMLIDQDDTPLQLGAIHRVLAGVNLRDLRAAAEAVGAAWTAGGRDATLGRLGPGVIVVSDGRGWATIDVDTSRSPITGDVGYLHDRVLPELRRQPSRVLHAHQVDAVLKRARPGRDVAVLLAAPTFDTILSSASIGQLLPEKATSFQPKPHPGVLIRLLDAARLEKSRH; the protein is encoded by the coding sequence ATGGACGATACGGGTGTGGTCAGGGCGCCGTACCTGGGGCGTCCGCTGCGCCTGGAGCCTTTTCGAGCGCTCTCGCTGGCGCCGTCCCGGATCGGTGACCCGACCTCGGCGCGGCTCTACTCACGCCCCTATCGCGGCGTCGCCTCACGGATCAGCTCGTGGCTGGCACGTGGCGACCTGCGCGAGCATCGCGACCTCGCGCTCTACCTGCACGAGTACACCGCGGCCGGGATCACCGTGCGTGGCGTCGTCGGGATCCTCGACGTGTCGCACCGCACCGACGAGCCCGGTGAGGCCGCTGTGCTCCCCCACGAGGGCGTACGCACCGCGCAGGCTGAGCAACTGGCATCCCGGATGCGGCAGATGCGAGTGCACCCGGCCCCGATCCTGCTCACCTACCACGCGCCCGAGGGCGTCGCTGCGCTGCTGGACCGGGTGCAGGCCAGCCCTCCCGAGGAGCAGTACGACGACCACGGCGGTCAGCACCATCGGGTCTGGGCGATCACCGACGAGGCGCTGATCGGGCAGCTGCGCGCGGCCTGGGCGAGCCAGCAGGCGCTGATCGCCGACGGGCACCACCGCTACGCGGCCTACGCTGAGCTCCAGGGGGTCGCAGAGCCGGGCGACTCTGCCGCGACGGACTTCGGTCTGGCGATGCTCATCGACCAGGACGACACGCCGTTGCAGCTCGGAGCGATCCACCGGGTGCTCGCCGGCGTGAACCTGCGCGACCTACGGGCCGCGGCCGAGGCCGTCGGCGCAGCGTGGACCGCGGGTGGCCGCGACGCAACGCTGGGCAGGCTGGGGCCTGGGGTGATCGTGGTCAGCGACGGCCGGGGCTGGGCCACGATCGACGTGGACACCTCCCGGAGTCCGATCACCGGCGATGTCGGCTATCTGCACGACCGAGTCCTCCCGGAGCTGCGCCGACAGCCGTCGCGGGTGCTGCACGCGCACCAGGTGGATGCCGTGCTGAAGCGGGCCCGCCCGGGCCGCGACGTCGCGGTGCTGCTGGCGGCGCCCACCTTCGACACCATCCTCTCCTCCGCGTCGATCGGTCAGCTGCTCCCGGAGAAGGCGACCTCCTTCCAGCCCAAGCCGCACCCCGGCGTGCTGATCCGGCTTCTCGATGCGGCACGGCTGGAGAAGTCGCGGCACTAG
- a CDS encoding HAD-IIA family hydrolase produces the protein MLTGHQLKGSERTLASVYDVAMLDLDGVVYIGGAAVPRAPEALAAAREAGLHLAFITNNAARTPAKVAANIRNLEIEATAEDVVTSAQAAAHVLAERLAPGAKVVNLGAAGLREPLEAVGLVPVAVDEDAEAIVTGYNPELLWKDILRAAVRIKDGLFWVASNTDMTFPAAYGIAPGHGVLVDTLRRFSGVEPVVAGKPSRPLLEETIRRTEAERPLMVGDRLDTDIEGGHNAGIDTLLVLTGVTGLEELVAAEPHRRPAYISSDLRGLLETHSAPDSDGTVARLGGWTAEVRDGELSVTGQGSTDDWWRVAATSAWAHLDANGAVVTIGAQAVPPRPDADGGTVVSAS, from the coding sequence GTGCTGACCGGCCATCAGTTGAAGGGCTCAGAACGGACGCTCGCCTCCGTCTACGACGTGGCGATGCTCGACCTCGACGGAGTGGTCTACATCGGTGGCGCCGCCGTCCCGCGCGCCCCCGAGGCGCTCGCCGCGGCGCGGGAGGCCGGGCTGCATCTGGCGTTCATCACGAACAACGCCGCCAGGACTCCGGCCAAGGTCGCCGCGAACATCCGCAACCTGGAGATCGAGGCGACCGCCGAGGACGTGGTCACCTCGGCGCAGGCCGCCGCGCATGTCCTCGCCGAGCGGCTCGCCCCGGGGGCGAAGGTGGTCAACCTGGGCGCGGCCGGGCTGCGCGAGCCTCTCGAGGCGGTCGGCCTGGTGCCGGTGGCCGTCGACGAGGACGCCGAGGCGATCGTGACCGGCTACAACCCCGAGCTGCTGTGGAAGGACATCCTGCGCGCGGCGGTCCGGATCAAGGACGGACTCTTCTGGGTCGCCAGCAACACCGACATGACCTTCCCGGCCGCCTATGGCATCGCTCCGGGCCACGGCGTCCTGGTCGACACCCTGCGCCGCTTCTCGGGTGTCGAACCCGTCGTGGCGGGCAAGCCGTCGCGGCCGCTGCTCGAGGAGACCATCCGGCGCACCGAGGCCGAGCGCCCACTGATGGTCGGCGACCGCCTCGACACCGACATCGAGGGCGGCCACAACGCCGGCATCGACACGCTGCTGGTGCTCACCGGCGTGACCGGCCTCGAGGAGCTGGTCGCCGCGGAGCCGCACCGACGGCCGGCCTACATCTCCTCCGACCTGCGCGGGCTGCTGGAGACCCACTCGGCTCCGGACAGCGACGGCACGGTGGCGCGGCTGGGCGGCTGGACGGCGGAGGTACGCGACGGCGAGCTGAGCGTCACCGGCCAGGGGAGCACCGACGACTGGTGGCGGGTTGCCGCGACCAGCGCCTGGGCGCACCTGGACGCCAACGGGGCGGTGGTCACGATCGGCGCACAGGCCGTGCCGCCTCGCCCGGATGCCGACGGCGGGACGGTAGTCTCGGCCTCATGA
- a CDS encoding TlyA family RNA methyltransferase: MPPRRLRLDAELVRRKLARSREHASELIAAGRVTVSGNRATKPATGVTTDVAIVVTEDPDRPDFVSRGGHKLAGALAAFKPLGLSVEGRRCLDAGASTGGFTDVLLRNDASQVVAVDVGYGQLAWRLQQDERVVVHDRTNIRDLSLDIVGEPVDVVVGDLSFISLELVLDALIRVTGPDGDLALMVKPQFEVGKDRVGKGGVVRDPALRAEAVNAVAAAAAKRGWGARAVTTSPLPGPSGNVEFFLWLRRGEATVSEAEIEEAVREQRGLENQAVREVSVPSEKVDP, translated from the coding sequence ATGCCCCCTCGCCGCCTGCGTCTCGACGCCGAGCTGGTCCGGCGCAAGCTGGCCCGATCCCGCGAGCACGCCAGCGAGCTGATCGCCGCCGGCCGCGTCACGGTCTCCGGGAACCGCGCCACCAAACCGGCCACGGGCGTCACCACCGACGTTGCCATCGTCGTGACCGAGGACCCCGACCGCCCCGACTTCGTCTCCCGCGGCGGCCACAAGCTCGCGGGAGCACTCGCCGCGTTCAAACCGCTGGGGCTCTCGGTCGAGGGCCGTCGCTGTCTCGACGCCGGCGCCTCGACGGGCGGGTTCACCGACGTACTGCTGCGCAACGACGCCAGCCAGGTCGTCGCCGTCGACGTCGGCTACGGCCAGCTCGCCTGGCGGCTCCAGCAGGACGAGCGGGTCGTCGTCCACGACCGCACCAACATCCGCGACCTCTCCCTCGACATCGTCGGCGAACCGGTCGACGTCGTCGTCGGCGACCTCTCCTTCATCTCCCTCGAGCTCGTCCTCGACGCGCTGATCCGGGTCACCGGCCCCGACGGTGACCTGGCGCTGATGGTCAAGCCGCAGTTCGAGGTCGGCAAGGACAGGGTCGGGAAGGGCGGCGTGGTCCGTGACCCGGCGCTGCGGGCCGAAGCCGTCAACGCCGTGGCGGCAGCAGCTGCCAAGCGCGGCTGGGGTGCGCGCGCGGTCACGACCAGCCCGCTGCCGGGCCCGTCGGGCAACGTGGAGTTCTTCCTGTGGCTGCGCCGCGGTGAGGCCACGGTCAGCGAGGCCGAGATCGAGGAAGCCGTGCGCGAGCAGCGCGGCCTGGAGAACCAGGCCGTCCGGGAAGTGTCGGTGCCGTCTGAGAAGGTTGATCCGTGA
- a CDS encoding arginine repressor, protein MTTNETHRPATKGARQSLIVDIIWSREIRSQTELSEALLAHGVNVTQATLSRDLDELDAVKVRAPSGALVYAVPGEGGDRTAVAPGESASGRSKLGRLARELLVSADGSANLVVLRTPAGGAQYFASAIDRAEYPDILGTIAGDDTVLVIGREPKGGAALVERFLSLAGKTTDIP, encoded by the coding sequence ATGACCACCAACGAGACCCACCGGCCGGCGACCAAGGGCGCCCGGCAGTCCTTGATCGTCGACATCATCTGGAGCCGGGAGATCCGGTCGCAGACCGAGCTCTCCGAGGCGCTGCTGGCCCACGGGGTCAACGTCACCCAGGCGACGCTCTCGCGTGACCTGGACGAGCTCGACGCGGTGAAGGTGCGGGCGCCATCCGGTGCGCTGGTCTACGCCGTCCCCGGGGAGGGCGGTGACCGCACCGCGGTGGCCCCGGGGGAGTCGGCCAGCGGACGCAGCAAGCTCGGCCGACTCGCCCGAGAGCTGTTGGTGAGCGCCGACGGGAGTGCGAACCTGGTGGTGCTGCGTACTCCTGCGGGCGGAGCCCAGTACTTCGCCTCCGCGATCGACCGGGCCGAGTATCCCGACATCCTCGGCACCATCGCCGGCGACGACACCGTGCTCGTCATCGGCCGCGAGCCCAAGGGCGGAGCGGCGCTCGTCGAGCGGTTCCTCAGCCTCGCCGGCAAGACCACAGACATTCCGTAA
- the argH gene encoding argininosuccinate lyase, with amino-acid sequence MSNTPANTTNEGKLWGGRFAGGPSPELEALSRSTQFDWRLALYDIAGSHAHAKALGAAGLLTGDEENEIHRGLDVLADRFTAGRLLPASSDEDVHGALERLLIEEIGPDVGGKLRAGRSRNDQIATLFRSYLLDHERVLRGLVLDLIDALAAQADENMGAIMPGRTHLQHAQPVLLSHHLMAHAWSLLRDVDRLNDWQARVVCDSPYGSGALAGQSLGLDPELVASELGFTGSSANSIDGTASRDFVAEFAYVCAQIGVDISRIAEEIILWATKEFDFVTLHDSWSTGSSIMPQKKNPDISELARGKAGRLVGNLTGLLTTLKALPLAYNRDLQEDKEPVFDSLDTLEVLLPAFTGQVATLVYNTDRMAELAPQGFSLATDIAEWLVRQGTPFRIAHELAGACVQAAEKRGVELDALTDEEFATISPALTPDVRLVLTIEGSVASRDGRGGTAPDRVAEQLAELRSKAAGFRPS; translated from the coding sequence ATGTCGAACACACCTGCCAACACCACCAACGAGGGCAAGCTCTGGGGAGGCCGGTTCGCCGGGGGTCCGTCGCCGGAGCTGGAGGCGCTGTCGCGCTCGACCCAGTTCGACTGGCGGCTGGCGCTCTACGACATCGCCGGCTCGCACGCCCATGCCAAGGCGCTCGGGGCGGCGGGGCTGCTCACCGGGGACGAGGAGAACGAGATCCACCGGGGTCTGGACGTGCTCGCCGACCGGTTCACCGCCGGACGGCTGCTCCCGGCCTCGTCCGACGAGGACGTGCACGGTGCGCTGGAGCGGCTGCTCATCGAGGAGATCGGTCCCGACGTCGGTGGCAAGCTGCGCGCCGGGCGCTCGCGCAACGACCAGATCGCGACCCTCTTCCGCAGCTATCTGCTCGACCACGAGCGGGTGCTGCGTGGGCTCGTCCTCGATCTCATCGACGCGCTCGCCGCGCAGGCCGATGAGAACATGGGTGCGATCATGCCGGGACGTACGCATCTCCAGCATGCCCAGCCGGTGCTGCTCTCCCATCACCTGATGGCCCACGCCTGGTCGCTGCTGCGCGACGTCGACCGGCTCAACGACTGGCAGGCGCGGGTCGTGTGCGACTCGCCCTACGGGTCCGGGGCGCTCGCCGGACAGTCGCTCGGGCTCGACCCCGAGCTGGTGGCCAGCGAGCTCGGCTTCACCGGGTCGAGCGCCAACTCGATCGACGGCACCGCCTCACGCGACTTTGTCGCCGAGTTCGCCTACGTGTGCGCCCAGATCGGCGTCGACATCAGCCGGATCGCCGAGGAGATCATCCTGTGGGCGACCAAGGAGTTCGACTTCGTCACGCTGCACGACTCCTGGTCGACGGGTTCGAGCATCATGCCGCAGAAGAAGAACCCCGACATCTCCGAGCTCGCCCGGGGCAAGGCCGGACGCCTCGTCGGCAACCTGACCGGGCTGCTGACGACGCTGAAGGCGCTGCCGCTGGCGTACAACCGTGACCTGCAGGAGGACAAGGAGCCGGTCTTCGACTCCCTCGACACCCTGGAGGTGCTGCTCCCGGCCTTCACCGGCCAGGTCGCGACGCTGGTCTACAACACCGACCGGATGGCCGAGCTCGCTCCCCAGGGTTTCTCGCTGGCCACCGACATCGCCGAGTGGCTGGTGCGGCAGGGCACCCCGTTCCGGATCGCCCACGAGCTCGCCGGCGCCTGCGTCCAGGCGGCGGAGAAGCGGGGCGTGGAGCTGGACGCGCTCACCGACGAGGAGTTCGCCACGATCTCGCCGGCGCTCACCCCCGACGTACGCCTGGTGCTGACCATCGAGGGATCGGTCGCATCCCGCGACGGCCGGGGTGGCACGGCCCCTGACCGGGTCGCCGAGCAGCTCGCCGAGCTCCGGTCCAAGGCAGCCGGGTTCCGTCCGTCCTAG
- a CDS encoding single-stranded DNA-binding protein, with amino-acid sequence MTVARVEKEPSPDDGERMGPAGGLATVNEVRLIGRLSLAAEERELPSGDQLTAFRVVVNRPRDKRRGSRVQIDALECHTWVARVRRAAVTWQVGDVIEVNGSLRRRFFKTGGRLQSMTEVEVLTARRVSRAAAATRQAS; translated from the coding sequence ATGACGGTCGCAAGGGTAGAGAAGGAGCCATCACCGGACGATGGTGAGCGGATGGGGCCGGCCGGCGGGCTGGCGACGGTCAACGAGGTGCGGCTGATCGGCCGACTGTCGCTGGCCGCCGAGGAGAGGGAGCTGCCGAGCGGCGACCAGCTCACCGCCTTCAGGGTGGTGGTCAACAGGCCACGCGACAAACGCCGGGGGAGCCGGGTGCAGATCGACGCGCTCGAGTGTCACACCTGGGTCGCCCGGGTCCGGCGAGCGGCGGTGACCTGGCAGGTCGGCGACGTGATCGAGGTCAACGGCTCCCTGCGCCGCCGGTTCTTCAAGACCGGTGGACGCCTGCAGTCGATGACCGAGGTCGAGGTGCTGACCGCCAGGCGGGTGAGTCGTGCCGCCGCGGCGACCAGACAGGCGAGCTAG
- a CDS encoding acetylornithine transaminase encodes MSTTVPDSWEKRYAASLMNTFGAPKLVLTRGEGAHVWDENGKEYVDLLAGIAVNALGHAHPALVSAVTAQMQSLGHVSNFFTSHPQVELAEALLARVPGGETGRVFFTNSGTEANEAGFKLTRRTGRTHIVAAQGAFHGRSMGALALTAKEAYRAPFEPLPGEVTFVPYGDASALAAAVTDETAAIILEPIQGEAGVIVPPADYLAAARAVADEHGALLWLDEVQSGLGRTGRWFAHETSGVTADIVTLAKGLGGGFPIGACIGLGRAATLFEPGNHGTTFGGNPVACAAGLAVIETIESEGLLEHVTVLGQKLRDGLAADPRVTRADGEGLFIGVVLAGIDSAAVAAAALEAGFILNNATPERIRIVPPLVLTEDDAEALLAAWPAILDQAEGTK; translated from the coding sequence ATGAGCACGACTGTGCCCGATTCTTGGGAGAAGCGCTACGCCGCCTCCCTGATGAACACCTTCGGCGCCCCCAAGCTGGTCCTCACCCGAGGCGAGGGCGCCCACGTGTGGGACGAGAACGGCAAGGAGTACGTCGACCTGCTGGCCGGCATCGCGGTCAACGCCCTGGGCCATGCCCACCCGGCGCTGGTCTCCGCGGTGACCGCCCAGATGCAGTCGCTCGGCCACGTGTCCAACTTCTTCACCTCCCACCCGCAGGTCGAGCTGGCCGAGGCCCTGCTCGCGCGAGTTCCCGGCGGAGAGACCGGTCGGGTGTTCTTCACCAACTCGGGCACCGAGGCCAACGAGGCCGGCTTCAAGCTGACCCGGCGCACCGGCCGCACGCACATCGTGGCCGCCCAGGGCGCTTTTCACGGCCGCTCGATGGGTGCGCTGGCGCTGACCGCCAAGGAGGCCTACCGGGCGCCGTTCGAGCCGCTCCCGGGCGAGGTCACCTTCGTCCCCTACGGCGACGCCTCCGCGTTGGCCGCGGCGGTGACCGACGAGACCGCGGCGATCATCCTCGAGCCGATCCAGGGCGAGGCCGGCGTCATCGTGCCGCCCGCCGACTACCTGGCGGCAGCCCGGGCCGTGGCTGACGAGCACGGCGCGCTGCTGTGGCTCGACGAGGTGCAGTCGGGTCTCGGTCGCACCGGCCGCTGGTTCGCCCACGAGACCTCGGGCGTCACCGCCGACATCGTGACGCTGGCCAAGGGCCTCGGCGGCGGCTTCCCGATCGGCGCCTGCATCGGCCTGGGCCGGGCCGCCACGCTCTTCGAGCCCGGCAACCACGGCACCACCTTCGGTGGCAACCCGGTCGCCTGTGCCGCCGGTCTCGCCGTGATCGAGACGATCGAGTCCGAGGGCCTCCTCGAGCACGTGACCGTGCTCGGCCAGAAGCTGCGCGACGGTCTCGCCGCGGACCCGCGGGTCACCAGGGCCGACGGTGAGGGCCTGTTCATCGGCGTGGTTCTCGCCGGCATCGACTCGGCCGCCGTCGCGGCGGCCGCGCTCGAGGCCGGCTTCATCCTCAACAACGCCACGCCCGAGCGGATCCGGATCGTCCCGCCGCTCGTCCTCACCGAGGACGACGCCGAGGCGCTGCTGGCCGCGTGGCCCGCCATCCTGGACCAGGCGGAGGGCACGAAGTGA
- the argF gene encoding ornithine carbamoyltransferase, with product MTRHFLRDDDLTPAEQAEVLALAASMKQEPYAAKPLAGPVTVATIYDKPTLRTQASFSSGIAELGGHSMLVDGRLAGIGERESVADVARVLGRQAGEIVWRTFAQTDLEQMAAHSGVPVVNALTDEFHPCQLLADLQTLQEHKGSLAGVTAAFLGDAACNMGNSWALAGATAGMHVRFGAPEGYAPDADVLVRAKEIAEETGGSVTVTSDPVAAAAGADVLITDTWVSMGKESEAAARVAVFSPYALTTELLGHAAPDAVVLHCLPAYRGKEIEAEVLDGPRSLVWDEAENRRHAQKAILAFLWERR from the coding sequence GTGACCAGACACTTCCTCCGCGACGACGACCTCACCCCGGCCGAGCAGGCCGAGGTGCTCGCGCTCGCGGCGTCGATGAAGCAGGAGCCGTACGCCGCCAAGCCGCTCGCGGGTCCGGTGACCGTGGCCACGATCTACGACAAGCCGACGCTGCGAACCCAGGCGTCGTTCTCCTCCGGCATCGCCGAGCTCGGCGGCCACTCGATGCTCGTCGACGGCCGCCTGGCCGGGATCGGCGAGCGGGAGTCGGTCGCCGACGTCGCCCGGGTGCTCGGCCGGCAGGCGGGCGAGATCGTGTGGCGTACGTTCGCGCAGACCGACCTCGAGCAGATGGCCGCCCACTCCGGCGTCCCGGTCGTCAACGCGCTCACCGACGAGTTCCACCCCTGCCAGCTGCTCGCCGACCTGCAGACCCTGCAGGAGCACAAGGGATCCCTCGCCGGCGTGACCGCGGCCTTCCTCGGCGATGCCGCCTGCAACATGGGCAACTCCTGGGCGCTGGCCGGCGCCACCGCCGGGATGCACGTCCGGTTCGGTGCGCCCGAGGGCTACGCCCCCGACGCGGACGTGCTGGTCCGGGCCAAGGAGATCGCCGAGGAGACCGGCGGCTCGGTCACGGTGACCTCGGATCCCGTCGCGGCGGCGGCCGGGGCCGACGTACTCATCACCGACACCTGGGTCTCGATGGGCAAGGAGAGCGAGGCGGCCGCCCGGGTCGCGGTGTTCTCGCCCTACGCACTCACCACCGAGCTGCTCGGCCACGCCGCCCCCGACGCGGTCGTGCTCCACTGCCTGCCGGCCTACCGCGGCAAGGAGATCGAGGCCGAGGTGCTCGACGGCCCGCGGAGCCTGGTGTGGGACGAGGCCGAGAACCGCCGCCACGCGCAGAAGGCGATCCTGGCCTTCTTGTGGGAGCGACGATGA
- a CDS encoding DNA-3-methyladenine glycosylase has product MHLTDLLHQRPEVTAPRLLGATLSFDGVKVRLTEVEAYAADDPGSHAFRGETNRNRVMFGPPGRLYVYFTYGMHYCANLVCHPDGEPGGILLRAGEVIDGIEVARERRGAVRDVDLARGPARLASALGIDLTMNGTSDFELDLAPGEAWAGIEVAAGPRVGLRLAPERPWRFWVAGDPTVSRYRPAKAL; this is encoded by the coding sequence GTGCACCTCACCGACCTGCTGCACCAGCGCCCCGAGGTGACCGCTCCGCGGCTCCTCGGGGCGACGCTGTCGTTCGACGGGGTGAAGGTGCGTCTCACCGAGGTGGAGGCGTACGCGGCCGACGACCCCGGGTCGCACGCCTTTCGCGGCGAGACGAACCGCAACCGGGTGATGTTCGGCCCGCCGGGACGGCTCTACGTCTACTTCACCTACGGGATGCACTACTGCGCCAACCTGGTCTGCCACCCGGACGGCGAGCCCGGCGGGATCCTGCTTCGCGCGGGAGAGGTGATCGACGGGATCGAGGTGGCCCGGGAACGACGCGGAGCGGTACGCGACGTCGATCTCGCCCGGGGCCCGGCCCGGCTCGCCTCGGCGCTCGGGATCGACCTCACCATGAACGGGACGTCCGACTTCGAGCTGGACCTGGCACCGGGCGAGGCGTGGGCGGGGATCGAGGTGGCCGCCGGACCGCGGGTCGGACTGCGTCTCGCGCCGGAGCGTCCGTGGCGCTTCTGGGTCGCCGGTGACCCGACGGTCTCGCGCTACCGGCCGGCGAAGGCACTCTGA